In Agarilytica rhodophyticola, the DNA window GAACCGCGAACTGCGAACCACTTAACAATATCTATCGCTAGCGAAATTCGGCGGTGTGGAGGCCCGCTTGGCGCTTATTTCAACCAAGTACCTTTTTGCTAATTTTCGAAGGAGATCGCAGACGTTCAGCGAAGTTTGTTTAAGTATTAAGAGTGGGTTTACAAATAAGACTGTGGTAATTAATAAAAGTTTCAATCGAATTAATTTTTTTTCAAAACTAATATTAATTTAAGAAAATAGTAAATAAATTACTGTAAAAAATAACGCGAGAAAAATATTCCACTAAATACAAATGTTACATATGTTTAATCCCATCGTAAATAATAAATCCCGCTCCCCCAATCACCGCGATAAAGAATAAAATTAATAATGTGAAAAATGTTTGTTTAATCATGTGGGAGATTCCTGTGTGTGATTAACTAGATTACCCTGCAAGTCCGAATTTATAACGCCGCTGAAGCCTGGAAAGTACGAGTATAACGGGGGTTAAATAATTTAATCGTATTGACCTAGGTTACCCTACTGGCCAGATAGTCAAAACGCTCAACCCCTGTTATTTGAGTAAGTTATGAGGCAATGTTAACGAGCGCCATGCTGAGAAGATTTTTCCAGCTAAGTTACTGTGTTGTTGTCATGTCGTCGTTAAACCCAAGTGTATAACGCCACTGAAGCTTCAAAACTGCCACTACAGCAGACATTCAGCAATAAACGCCTGTCGACCTAAGCTACCCTACTGCTTAGATGATTAAAACATTGCATCCCCGTTATTTGAGCAGGTTTTTAGGCAACATCGACAGCAATGATATCAGCCGTATTTTTTGCTTTGGGGTATTTCCCAAAACGGTAATGCCATAACGTACATTTCGTCGCTGGACATAATCGCGCTTCATGCGCTGATTTAGCACAGTCAAGGCATTCAGCACGAATGGCCTTAAGCGGTGAACGATAACCCTCGGGTTTTTCTTTCCCATAAAATATATTCTTACCCATGCGATAGGTGTGTAACGGGCAGGAATTAAATTCACAATGTTTTACCTGAGTACGAGTTTCCGCACAATCCAAGCATTTTTGTCGAATAGTTTTAATCGGTGATTTTCTAGCGGTAGTTTCCATAACTTTTTTCAGGCATAAAAAAACCGCAGCGATAGTCTCAACTGCGGTTTAATAATTTTTTAAATAAATATTATGTGCGGTGTTGGTTAGTACTTGTCTCAGGATAGGGCAAACTATACGCCTAAACCTCAAATTTGTCCCACCCGTTTTTTAAGACTTCTTACCAGGAGTTACCGCGACTTACCGGTACTTCTAAATTATCACTAATTGTACTAAGCGCTTCATTCCAATACCGCTGTGCCGTTGTTTTCGGATAGCCCACCTCTCGCGCAATGGCTCGCCACGACATGCGCTGTGCTCTAAGCCAAATTAGTTTACGCCGCTCTGGCTGATCGACTAGCGTAATCCAAGCTAAGGTTTCTTCAGCGCGATCAATGGCATCGGGGAGTGGTTGTAATATCGTGTATTTTTTTGTTTTTTCCATCCGTGCAATTTCGCGTGATGTGTATTTAATTTCAGGCCAATAATTTCTATGGCCCAGTGATATGTTTCCTGGCAGTTTGCTTAACACGCTAACACACTCCTCAAAACGCCGTGCTACGGTTTTATTATCCCGGCCATGCCGATGCATTAGTGTCTCCCTGTTTGTTGATCCTGCGCCCACATGAGCAGTCCTAGCGCGTCTGCCTCGTTATCGTCAGCAGGTTCATAGCCTAAACGTCTAACCGAATCGATCATAGCCTGTTTACTCGCATTACCTTTGCCCGTGATATATTTTTTAATTGTTCCAACGGGTACACCTTGGTAAGGAATATTTTCTTGCTCACCAAACGCGGTAAGTGTTGCTAAAAAACCACCGTACACATGCGCTGCGTCTGTCCCTATGTGCCGCCTAACCTCCTCGAAGTAAATTACGTCTATGCCATCGATGGATGTATGTAAATCTCGTAGCCAAGCATTAAATTTTAAAAATCGCATCCCACCCCCGTCGTAACGACTATGCTTGAAATTCGCGATGCCGCTGATAATTAATTCATGTGATGTCATTGCCCATCCAATCGTTGTTCCTAGGTCGAGTGATAATATATTTTTTTGCATCATAAAATTTTTAGTGTGCTGTATGTTTTGTGTGTGTCGTTGTTTCAAAAAAAATTCCTCGCGCGCGTGTAGTAAAATCTCATCTAAGATGGGGAGTATCCAATGGGAATACTCCCCCTCTATATAGAGGGGTAAAAATTGGGAACCGGGAACGCCGCGTCAGCCGTGGCCTTAAGCGTAGCCACCTCTTTCTGGGAACGCATTTAGCCGGGAAGGCATTAATCCCCCGTAGTTACTGGGCTTATAGCGTTCTACTACAAATGGCGTTCCCGCCGGGAACTCGGTAATCCGGGATTAATGTCGGGTTGTTTTTTGTTCGTTGACCTGCTGCAAATATCCCTTTTTTCCGCGCTTAGATATTGATCGATTGATATGCCCCGGCATAAATTCAGCGTCACCGAGTGCGACTGGCCCTAAGGGGTGATCTAGCCATTTTACGGAGGTCTGGCCGGGTGCCATGGCAGCGACTAATTTCTTTTCAGCTTGCAGTTGCTCTACCCAACGAACAAATTTATGTTTGCCTATTTGATGAAATGTTTCCGGTAATTCAAAACGTCTTTCATAGACACCGTTGACTCCGGTTTTGGTGTAAGGTTTCCCTTCTTTTGCAGCTTTCGCAATGGCATCGACGAACGGTGTTAAGTCTTCAGGTGTGGGCGCTCTTTTACCGGCGATCTCACGGGTACGATCCATTAAAATACCGGATTCATGATCACGTATAAATGTTGTCACCGATAGATTAGAACGCCCATTAGACTTAACAACACCACCGAACACAACACTGCCACGGCTGTATTTTTCCTTAATTATTTTACAGATAGCTTCCGCTTTATCTTGCGGTGGTTGCCAAAGTGCATAAGCACAACGTACGCCATCAACTAGACCACCTGAGCCGCGAATAGCTTCTCTTGCCTGTTCTGGGGTAGTGGCCTCACGTTTTGCAAAATGGTGAGAAACAATAACAGCGGCGCCCGTTTGTGCAGCGAGTGTTGCCAGTTGTGAACATACAAATTGTGCATTTTCCGGTATATTCAAATCTAACGCACATAGCGGTTGTAAAGGGTCAAAAATAATGACCCGTAAATCTGCGATGGTTTCACATTGACGAAACAGCGATAACCACGCTGCGGTAGCGGTAGGCATTCTTTTAACCGGATCGGGCACAAATAATGGGATAACACCCCCAGCATCGGGTAACGGTACCGCGTAGAGATGATGAGGTATATCTCCTAAGGTATTTAGGCGTAAGTGTATTTCAATAGCATCGTCTTCTGCCGTGATATACACCGATGCACCTTTTCGCATTAAGTCCCCACCAAACAAAGTAGGGGCGTTAAAGCGTAAACCATTAAATGCGGCGACTTCACGGGCAAGCTGCGCTAATAAAAACGATTTACCCACACCGCCTGAAGCTGCCAGTAATGAGACTTGCGCTAGTGGAAAAATATGTTCAATAAGCCAATCACGTGCTTTGGGTTCTCCCTTAAATCGATCACTCGCATGCCAGTCTGTGAGTTGCAGACTCGCCATTTTCTTTTTTACCTCAATAAACCGACACGACTTAATAAATTCATTAACGTCTACACCTTCACTAATAGCATCTGCCGCATCCCATTTTTTCGGTTTATCCTTAGGAATCTCTAAAATAGATACAGAAGCTGCACCAGCAGCCACAATGGCTTGTGAGACATTTTTTGCGTAGGTACTGCCTGCCTCATCATTGTCCGGCCATATTAAGACGTGTTTATTTTTTAGTGGTGACCAGTCTGTCTTATCCACTAACGTATTCGCACCCCCCATCGCTGTCGTGGCTATATTCCCTGTACTGATTAATGCATCCGCGCACTTTTCACCTTCTACGAAAATAATAGTGTCATTCACAGCTATCGCGGGTTGTTGATAAAGCGGTCGTATTTTAGGTGCCTGGTGCTTACGTGCTTTGACATCCCATGGTCGAAACACCTTACCGCTTGGCGGATCAAAACGGTCGACACGCACAACTAAATGACCTGTCGTATCGTGATAATCCCATTTCGCCGTGACAGGCCCCAAGTCGTCCATAGGGGGTGATTTTTTTCTTTTAGGTGCTGATTGGAAAGCAGGGACGTTGCCTAACCACTGTGATGCCGATTCAATCACACGAGCAAAATCTCGGCGAATATCAAATCCCTTGTGATGTGCCCATAAATCAAAAATATCACCGCTCTCATTCGTGGCGAAATCATGCCAGACACCGGCTTTACTTCCGTGCAATTCAACGACTAGGCTTTTGCCTCTATTGCCATCAATATCGCCAACAACAAATTGCTTTTGTTTCTCTTTACCTTCGGGGAATAGATAGTTGAGTACATTCGGTAATTGATCGAGTAAACGTGATTTTACCTCGTGCGCGGACGGTGCTATTTCTTGTTCATCCAAATCAATTTGATCATCCGCCGAACTGAAATCTAAAAAATTATTGATCGTCATAATAAAATGTATATCTTTAATGCTGATTTAAAATGGTATGTCGTCAGAGTATAAATTTTGTAATCGTGTCGTGTAGTTATGAATAATCGTATGTATCAGTCCGTGTATTTCTTCTTTGGTATAGTCGAACAATGGTTTCTCTGAACCAACGTTACACACATAAGTAGCAAGTGGATTAATGACGGCTTCTCTTGCTATTTTTTCAAGTTCGTTTTTTTCGTTTTCTGTCAAAGTGATTCCTTGTTTAAAATAATAGTAATGAATATCCTGGCAACGCTTTGAGCAAAAACGCTGCCTCTTTTTTAAATTTTTATTCGGATCTCGCCAACCAAACCCACCCGGTAGGGCAGAGCAAATAGCGCAGCAATACGACAATTACGCCACCTGTTCTTTTTGCTTAGCGGCATTAAAAATAATGCGTTGAATATCGTTTTTATTCGTATTGAAAGCGATTAAACAACTGGCGTGATAGCGGGTTAAACCAAAGTTATGGGTGTAATTTTGGGGTAAATATTTGAGCTGGCGTGATGTCGCCTCTTCATTCAACCACCGACGAGATTTTCCCGCCCCCCCTTCAGTTTCATTCAGGTTCAACCAATCATCACATGCCGCCATGCATAATGTTCTTTCGCCAACGTAAAGCAGTCGCGTTTGTTGTAGCCGCGCCCCCGCTACGGCATACCAGTGGCCATATAAATAAAATGCGCCCGCCCACGCATTAAACCCAGTAGCCATCGTGGAAGTCTTGTCGTGATAGAGGTCAACCCATTGGAAAGTAGAACGTGTCAGTAAATCAACCTCTGTCATGACAAAGTTTTGGATTTCAAGTTTGCTGCTACCGTCAGCAGAAGATGAAATAACCTCAAAAACATAGCCACATATCGGGCATTCACGGCAATGTATTGGCATACTCGCCTCACATTCTGGGCATTCTTTTTGTGGCGCATCTTCCTGTGGTTGAGGTCTTTCTAAATGTATTTTTTGTTCAAGCTTCCCGTGAATAATTGAGCTGGTGCCGAAATCCAAAATAATACAATCCGTTTTTACAACACCCGGATAGTCATTAGGATCAACAATGCGTAACCCTCGGCCAATCATCTGAATCATCGTACTATGGTAACTGCTGGGTCGTAGCAAGATGATGCAGCTTGTCGGTGTATAGTCGTATCCTTCCGTTAAGACACTAACGTTAACAATGACTTGGGATTCCCCGGACTCGTAACGGGATAGGCTCGCTTGTCGTTCTTGTGTTGTGAGATCCCCATGAATACATTCCGTGCTAATGCCTGCATTTTGAAACGCTCGTGCAACATCATCCGCGTGCTCAACAGTAGAACAAAATATAATGGTGGGTCGATCACCGGCTTTTTCTTTCCAATGTCGAATCACGGCCTCATTAATCGGCTTTTTATTCATGATGTCGTTAACCGCTTTCATATCAAAGTCAGCGACATTTTTTTTCACTTTCGATAATTGCTTTCGTGTCCCCACATCGATGGTATACGTCACCGGTTGCACAAGGTGACCGGCATTAATAAGTTCTGTTAACGTAATTTGATCAGCCACATTGGAGAAGACGTTCTTTAGTCCTTTTTTATCACCACGATTGGGGGTGGCGGTGACACCATATAAAGCAAGATCGGGATTCTTCGCTCGCGCCGCATCAATAATTTTTTGATAACTGTCTGCTGCGGCATGATGAGCCTCATCGATAACCAATAGATCTAACGCAGGCAACTGCTTTAAGTTATGTTCTCGTGATAGCGTTTGCACCATCGCGAAAGTGGTATCGCCTTGCCACGATTTCTCGTTTGCATCAAATACGGAGGTGGTGAGCGTCGGATTCACACGTAAAAATTTGGCATTATTTTGCTGGGTTAATTCGTCACGGTGAGCGAGTACGCACGCTTTAGCGCCTTGATTTTTTTTAGCCCACTGCCCAACCACCCCCGATAGCATGATCGTTTTACCGCTGTTATGAGTGACAGTGAAATCACCCATCACATATAGGTGATCCTGATCAACAGAAAAACCATAGTAATCGCCCATACCCATCTTGTGTATGGTAAAGCCGGTGTGTAAAACATCCTCCTCATGAGTACTGTCGGCTATCATCAAACCATAGTACGTCATCCCATTGAGCGTTTTGGATTTGGACAAAGGGTATAACCCTAGGCTACGCGCAATAAACGCCACGTCGTCAGCGAGTTCTTTCGATGCTGTAGAAAACGCCATGACATTTTGTGCATAGCTATTTTTATGACCATCAGAGTCAAGTAATCCTGATAGCAGCGCTTCACGTGTTTTTCGTGATCCCGTTTTATAATGGTGCGGAATCAGCGGCGGCGTATGCATTAAGTTTTTATCGCCCAGTAATAACCCAAAAAAATAAGGATCGACAGAAGGTTCCTCTTGTGATGGAAAATCTATCGCCGTTCGATAAAGTTTGTGCACCTGTTTAAAGCGAGTACTTTGTTCAAGGTAGGCACTCACACTAATATTCACAATACTATTAGCGTTCTTTGTTTTGACTAAAGAAAGAATATGATCTTTATTCACGATAAACGGCTCGCCTTTTATTGGGCGTATCTCGTACATCATATCCATGCCGTGATATAAACGTTGGACATGACGAGGGCGGCTATCGGGTCCCATGAGGGTATCGCCCACCTGAATTTCTTCGACTGGCTTTAGTGTGCCGTCATACATTAATATTAATGTGCTTGGTGCATGACATCCCGTAGGTGCCACACCCAGCGTATTTTTGTGTTTCTCGAGCGCAGCAAGGCTCCGCTCGACAAACGTAGTTTGTCGAGGTCTTAGTAGCATGGTAAAAATCCTTGTTGTGTTACATCGTGAACGCGTTAATGTGCCTAACGTGTTAAATGATTAACTCACCCATGAAGGACGGCTATTCGATGTGGTCGTATTTTGTGGGTTCATGACCTGCGGCGGCACAGAAGTATGCGACTGACCATAACCTACCTGTTGTGTCGGCGATGGTTGAGGCGCTGTGAACGAAACATTACCCATAATCGCGGCGTACTGCTTATTCTCTGGCGTCACGGCAATAGCAATAATATTACGCGGCTCATTATTTTTATCACCTTTATCAACGCCTATTTTCGCCAAAAACTCAAGACCATCTAAATCGGCAATGCTGTTAATCGACAGCGCTTGCATCGCGTGATTAGAGAAATCATCTTTCCTTATGCCACGAGCGGAACATAACATCGCTTTCACAAAGGCACGTCCCATCTGTGTCCATTTGTCACTTTTAGGGCTATGTAATCCAATCAGTGACCAGATTTTTCGGCGAGCATATTCGCCTTCCAAAACAGTGAATTCACAATTTAAATAGATAGCGCCAGTGTCTTGACTTTGTGTCGCATAGCCGCCCGTCCAACCCATGTCAGGATTATCATAACCGCCGGGCTTTATGGCGATTCTAACTTTGGCTAAGGTGCCTTTGGGAATAATGTCAAAATCCACTTGATCATCGGCATCATTAAAATTTGTCCAGTCGTTATTCATCAAATAATCTATTCCTTCAATAAATTAGTGTGTGGTGTTGTCGTGTATATTGTTGCTTATGTTGTTTTGTGTATTGCTGTGTTGTAACTGTGATTGTGTGTCTGTTTGGGCAGGCTCTCTAAGACCGTAGTCAAGATGGTGAACCATCATGTCTGCAGGCCGTTTTATTTTTTCCATGAGGCGGCCTAAATGTGGCTCTTCAATGACATCTAATTTGCGACTTCTATCCTTCGCCGGATAACCAAAAGGGTTTAAGGTATGATTGATAAAAGCGCGATAGGGGGTGCCGTCTTCAGAAGGCAGGTCTGCCATCGTAATAACCTGATCGACAATCCCAGGCAATTCTAATCCGGTTTTAGACCCTTCGATTTGTGGCTCAAAAACGCGACGATTAAATTCATCTACCTTTTCATCGAGTATTCCCACGAACCAGACACTTTTATTCCGTGTATGCTGGAGGTGTGTTAACCAAGCAATCATCTCCTGGCCGTGTAACCCGTAAGCGCCACGGATATCAGGCTTACCAGTACGTTCACTAAACGCTTGCGGTTGGCCTTTACACCATTGAAAACATAAGCGACCAGCAACAGTAATGGAGTCAATAAAAATAATGTTATATTGATCTAACTGGGCCGGATCTCCGTATTTTTTACAGACAGCATTAAAATGTGCTTCGCTATAGGATTGTTCATCGCGCAGCGCGTAATTAGGCCCACCAATAAATACAGCAAAGTCTCGACACTCTTGCCATGTCTTGGGCCTAAAGGCATCACCATTCCAATCCTCCACGGCAAGATCACCGGCTTCGATATCAAAAAATAATGTCGACGATGTAGGAAGGGTTAACAGTAACGAAGTTTTACCGATACCACTTTTACCAAAAATACAGCCTTTAACACCCCGGTGCTGTGATCGCCGTTGTTCTGCAGTAATAAGAGGAAACATTAGGCTCGCACCTCCTGATCCTGAAATTTTTCACCGGTGCTTTTACGCAAGGACTGTGCTTCATATGCGACAATATCTTCCTCGCGATATACCACACGGTTATGTAATTTTAAAAAGGCAGGGCCAATCCCTTTTGAGCGCCAATTAGCGATCGTGCTTTCACTTAAATTCCAACGAAGAGCAAGTTGTTCTTGATTAAGATGTGAGGCTAATGTCATAAAATCTCCTAACGTATTCAAGAGGTATTATGAAGAAGCGTTTGTACTGGCGTCTAGTGGGCTTTGTACTGCAATTTGTACTGTAATTTGTACTGCGGCGATTTTTTTTGAAAAAAGTCGTATAAATATATTGTATACGACTATTAATTGCACAAAATTAAATGATGATACTATTGCTTAACATTAGCTCCGAGTGAAAATTATCGTGGTCATACGCGCTAATTTTTTATTTAAATATTAAAACAATAATATCCTCTTTTAGGACTCACGATATAGTCTTCCCATTCCAACGAGTTACTAAATAATGATTGCATGCGTGTTGCGCCACCTCTTTGTCCAGGTATTTTAGTTGCAGCTAGAATTTCTTTAGCCGGTAACTCCCAACGTCCTTTTTTGGCTTGCTCATACATATAACGAATCGCCAAAGGACGACGTTCGCCACCAATATACCAATCTGGCTTCCCTTTTATTTTTAAGATACGTCTCGCTGCATCATAGTGCACGGGGAGATAAGAAGCGTCTGATGTAACGTAATCAAGTTTAAGAGTGGGTTGCACCTGATTAACCTGGAGTAGTGCCTGACTATCCACCGACGCTTGGTGAGAGTTACCTGTCAACAATTGATAACGATAGGGCTTAGGGTATTGTATTTTTCCTACGTCGCTGATATTGAGAAGATAACGGGCAAAAAATACCGTATTCATTTTACGTGTATATAGCGTACTGGCCGTCACATCCGTTATTCCTGTTCTAGGATCGTAGACGATACTGACGGCTTGCGACCATGATTTAGAAAGTAATGCCGTGCGCCCATCAATGGGATAGTCATTGGCTTTGGGTAAGCGATTAAGGTACACAAGAATTTTAAAATTATAAGCATACTCTGAGAGTAAGCGCTTGACGACTTTTATATCAATATCCTCTTCAGCGTATCTCAGCATACCCGCTAAATTGCGTTTATAATGCACAAGGGGGTGCTGACCCTCGTTGAGAGTCAACAATGGCGGCAACTGAAATACCGTGGTATTAGGGTCAGAAAGATGATCCTCCGCTAACAACACAGCCACCACTTCATGAAATAGATGTTGATGATGCACATAGAGCCAAAGGCTTTGCTCATGTTCGTTGTGGATAGAATAGAATGTCTGCCGTTCTCCGTCAGACATCGCAGAATTTACCGAGGAAAGCTCAAAGCGCTTAATGTTTTGAGCCACTAAAAAAATCGAGTCTGCCCACATATTCGCGGTATTCACACCGCCTTGAGTATCATGAGAGGCAGCGGCTATTTTAGAATGGATAAGTGAATGATAAGTATCGGTGTTAACAGCGTGCAACAAGCGCGTACACGGATCAAGAGACATAGGCATACTGTCGTCCATGGTAAAAAACGAATCTAAGAAAGCGTAAAAATTTGGAAACCAACTACTGAAAAGCTACCACGACGTGATATCAGCATGATGCAAACAAAAAATAAATAATAAGAATCAAAACCAAATCGCTTTTATTTCACTTGTTAACATTAAAGTATGTTAAAAATAGAAAAATAAAAGCTTTAAAAAACCTCCCTAGAATTACTTTCTCTTACCAGCAGTGACATACTCTTATAATGCAATGCAACTCGTTACCAATTGTCTTATCGCATCCCTCCTCATTTATTTTCTACAATAAGAACATGGGTTAACAACAAAGGTTCCTCAACACGTGACAAACAACAAGCGATTACCTCATGACATGACAGTCGAAGAGCGGATAAAAGAAATTGCTGAAATACTATCAAATGGATTAATACGTAAACGATTTCAATCATTATATCAAAAAGATAAGCGGATTCATGCAGATAAAAAAGCTTTAAACGCCAAAATATAGCGAAGACTAACTAACAGCTTGCTTCGTCTGCCTACCTGAGCGTACATGGAAAACCTATTATCAACATCCAAAGGACAGCCATGCCGATAACAGCCCCCCCCCCTTCTACACTGACGCAGATCATGCAACTTGAAAGTATGACCATGAAAGAACTGTTAGTCATGTGGCAGGAATTCAACCCGACACCACCCCCAGTGCGAGCACGAAGCTATATTGAACGACGTCTGGCTTATGCATTACAAGTTAACGCGTTAACTGCTGAAGATAAGAAAATAGTTGCTAAAAATACACAACGTATTGAAATCATCAGTAAATCCTATGTGTTCAATAAAAGCAAAAATAAACAAGGCACTTATACCCCTGTACCAGGCACCATTTTGAAGCGACTTTATAACGATGTGGAATACGAGGTGATTGTGCGATCAGACGGACAGTTTGAATTTCAAAAACAGCTCTATAAAAGCTTATCCAAAATTGCGAAAGAGATTACCGGTACACATTGGTCTGGACCTGCGTTTTTTGGTTTGCGTAAGCCTAACACCCCATCGAAAAAGAAAAAGTGAGGGAAAGAAAAATAGATGAGTAAACATGTTATACCTAAACGTCGATGTGCTGTCTACACACGAAAATCCCACGAAGAGGGACTGGATCAAGATTACAATTCTATTGATGCTCAAAAAGATGCCGGGCACGCGTATATTACCGCGCACAGAAGTGAAGGCTGGATTTCAGTGAACGATAACTATGATGATCCCGCCTATTCTGGTGGGACACTGGAGCGCCCTGCCCTAAAACGCTTAATGAGAGATATTGAAGAGGACAAAATTGATACTGTAGTGGTATATAAAATAGATCGCCTCACACGGAGCCTCCATGACTTTTCGCAGCTAGTGGAGATATTTGAGCGTATGAACGTATCCTTTGTTTCTGTCACACAGGAATTTAACACGACTAGCTCTATGGGGCGCTTAATGCTAAATATCTTATTATCCTTTGCGCAATTTGAGCGTGAGGTCACAGCAGAGCGCATACGAGATAAAGTGGCCTCAAGTAAACGTAAAGGCTTATGGATGGGAGGTATTCCACCGCTCGGCTATGATGTTAAGGATAGACTATTAGTGGTTAACAGCAATGAGGCTAAGACAGTCCGCCACATATTTTCTCGCTTTTTAGAGATAGGATCAGCCACACTGCTTGTAAAAGAATTACGCCTCGACGGGATATCCACAAAGTCATGGACAACAAAAGATAATAAATATCGCCCTGGGAAGCTTATCGATAAAGGCTTTATTTATAAGCTTTTCCAGAATCGAACATACTTAGGCGAGATTGGACACAAGGGCCAATGGTATGAAGGTAAGCACGATGCCATTATCGATAAGACACTCTGGGAAGCCGTCCATAAGAAGCTCGCCGACAGCTATAAGGCCAAAGGTAACAATACGCGTGCTAA includes these proteins:
- a CDS encoding helicase-related protein, whose protein sequence is MLLRPRQTTFVERSLAALEKHKNTLGVAPTGCHAPSTLILMYDGTLKPVEEIQVGDTLMGPDSRPRHVQRLYHGMDMMYEIRPIKGEPFIVNKDHILSLVKTKNANSIVNISVSAYLEQSTRFKQVHKLYRTAIDFPSQEEPSVDPYFFGLLLGDKNLMHTPPLIPHHYKTGSRKTREALLSGLLDSDGHKNSYAQNVMAFSTASKELADDVAFIARSLGLYPLSKSKTLNGMTYYGLMIADSTHEEDVLHTGFTIHKMGMGDYYGFSVDQDHLYVMGDFTVTHNSGKTIMLSGVVGQWAKKNQGAKACVLAHRDELTQQNNAKFLRVNPTLTTSVFDANEKSWQGDTTFAMVQTLSREHNLKQLPALDLLVIDEAHHAAADSYQKIIDAARAKNPDLALYGVTATPNRGDKKGLKNVFSNVADQITLTELINAGHLVQPVTYTIDVGTRKQLSKVKKNVADFDMKAVNDIMNKKPINEAVIRHWKEKAGDRPTIIFCSTVEHADDVARAFQNAGISTECIHGDLTTQERQASLSRYESGESQVIVNVSVLTEGYDYTPTSCIILLRPSSYHSTMIQMIGRGLRIVDPNDYPGVVKTDCIILDFGTSSIIHGKLEQKIHLERPQPQEDAPQKECPECEASMPIHCRECPICGYVFEVISSSADGSSKLEIQNFVMTEVDLLTRSTFQWVDLYHDKTSTMATGFNAWAGAFYLYGHWYAVAGARLQQTRLLYVGERTLCMAACDDWLNLNETEGGAGKSRRWLNEEATSRQLKYLPQNYTHNFGLTRYHASCLIAFNTNKNDIQRIIFNAAKQKEQVA
- a CDS encoding crossover junction endodeoxyribonuclease RuvC, encoding MQKNILSLDLGTTIGWAMTSHELIISGIANFKHSRYDGGGMRFLKFNAWLRDLHTSIDGIDVIYFEEVRRHIGTDAAHVYGGFLATLTAFGEQENIPYQGVPVGTIKKYITGKGNASKQAMIDSVRRLGYEPADDNEADALGLLMWAQDQQTGRH
- a CDS encoding AAA family ATPase, which translates into the protein MTINNFLDFSSADDQIDLDEQEIAPSAHEVKSRLLDQLPNVLNYLFPEGKEKQKQFVVGDIDGNRGKSLVVELHGSKAGVWHDFATNESGDIFDLWAHHKGFDIRRDFARVIESASQWLGNVPAFQSAPKRKKSPPMDDLGPVTAKWDYHDTTGHLVVRVDRFDPPSGKVFRPWDVKARKHQAPKIRPLYQQPAIAVNDTIIFVEGEKCADALISTGNIATTAMGGANTLVDKTDWSPLKNKHVLIWPDNDEAGSTYAKNVSQAIVAAGAASVSILEIPKDKPKKWDAADAISEGVDVNEFIKSCRFIEVKKKMASLQLTDWHASDRFKGEPKARDWLIEHIFPLAQVSLLAASGGVGKSFLLAQLAREVAAFNGLRFNAPTLFGGDLMRKGASVYITAEDDAIEIHLRLNTLGDIPHHLYAVPLPDAGGVIPLFVPDPVKRMPTATAAWLSLFRQCETIADLRVIIFDPLQPLCALDLNIPENAQFVCSQLATLAAQTGAAVIVSHHFAKREATTPEQAREAIRGSGGLVDGVRCAYALWQPPQDKAEAICKIIKEKYSRGSVVFGGVVKSNGRSNLSVTTFIRDHESGILMDRTREIAGKRAPTPEDLTPFVDAIAKAAKEGKPYTKTGVNGVYERRFELPETFHQIGKHKFVRWVEQLQAEKKLVAAMAPGQTSVKWLDHPLGPVALGDAEFMPGHINRSISKRGKKGYLQQVNEQKTTRH
- a CDS encoding helix-turn-helix domain-containing protein encodes the protein MTLASHLNQEQLALRWNLSESTIANWRSKGIGPAFLKLHNRVVYREEDIVAYEAQSLRKSTGEKFQDQEVRA
- a CDS encoding DUF6362 family protein, which gives rise to MHRHGRDNKTVARRFEECVSVLSKLPGNISLGHRNYWPEIKYTSREIARMEKTKKYTILQPLPDAIDRAEETLAWITLVDQPERRKLIWLRAQRMSWRAIAREVGYPKTTAQRYWNEALSTISDNLEVPVSRGNSW
- a CDS encoding ATP-binding protein, whose translation is MFPLITAEQRRSQHRGVKGCIFGKSGIGKTSLLLTLPTSSTLFFDIEAGDLAVEDWNGDAFRPKTWQECRDFAVFIGGPNYALRDEQSYSEAHFNAVCKKYGDPAQLDQYNIIFIDSITVAGRLCFQWCKGQPQAFSERTGKPDIRGAYGLHGQEMIAWLTHLQHTRNKSVWFVGILDEKVDEFNRRVFEPQIEGSKTGLELPGIVDQVITMADLPSEDGTPYRAFINHTLNPFGYPAKDRSRKLDVIEEPHLGRLMEKIKRPADMMVHHLDYGLREPAQTDTQSQLQHSNTQNNISNNIHDNTTH
- a CDS encoding DUF6511 domain-containing protein, producing the protein MSYCCAICSALPGGFGWRDPNKNLKKRQRFCSKRCQDIHYYYFKQGITLTENEKNELEKIAREAVINPLATYVCNVGSEKPLFDYTKEEIHGLIHTIIHNYTTRLQNLYSDDIPF
- a CDS encoding DUF2924 domain-containing protein, producing MPITAPPPSTLTQIMQLESMTMKELLVMWQEFNPTPPPVRARSYIERRLAYALQVNALTAEDKKIVAKNTQRIEIISKSYVFNKSKNKQGTYTPVPGTILKRLYNDVEYEVIVRSDGQFEFQKQLYKSLSKIAKEITGTHWSGPAFFGLRKPNTPSKKKK